In one Drosophila albomicans strain 15112-1751.03 chromosome X, ASM965048v2, whole genome shotgun sequence genomic region, the following are encoded:
- the LOC117577369 gene encoding glutathione S-transferase theta-3 yields MSQSLKFYFDFLNQSSRALYIFLEASKIPFEAIPISMVKGEHLTGEFRDKVNRFRKLPAITDHGYQLSESVAIFRHLSREKLVPEHWYPRRQLGRSRTDEYLAWQQTNMDVACTDYFQQKWLIPHLQKTRASDNALNVAGKHLDGTLNDFEQLFLSSHKFILGENISFADLSAICEIDQTKSVGFSAFKNRHKLSRWYDLVRDELGPYYKSVQEQFDAALKQSNQREQRQGEVQAQALKQ; encoded by the exons ATGTCGCAGTCATTGAAGTTCTATTTTGATTTCTTAAATCAATCCAGTCGGGCATTGTACATCTTTCTGGAGGCATCGAAAATCCCTTTCGAGGCGATTCCCATTTCCATGGTCAAAG GTGAGCATTTGACGGGAGAATTTCGTGATAAAGTCAATCGATTCCGCAAACTCCCCGCTATTACGGATCACGGCTATCAATTGTCCGAAAGTGTGGCCATATTCCGGCATCTGTCACGCGAGAAACTTGTGCCAGAACATTGGTATCCTCGTCGTCAATTGGGACGCAGCCGAACCGATGAGTATTTGGCTTGGCAGCAGACCAACATGGATGTGGCTTGTACCGATTACTTTCAGCAAAAGTGGCTAATTCCGCACCTGCAGAAAACGCGTGCATCCGACAATGCG CTTAATGTGGCTGGTAAGCATTTGGATGGCACACTCAACGACTTTGAGCAATTATTCCTGAGTTCGCACAAATTCATTTTGGgtgaaaatatatcatttgcgGATCTTAGCGCTATTTGTGAAATTGATCAAACCA AAAGCGTTGGCTTTAGCGCCTTCAAGAATCGCCACAAGCTTTCACGATGGTACGATCTGGTTCGGGATGAGTTGGGACCTTATTACAAGAGTGTTCAGGAGCAGTTTGATGCGGCTCTGAAGCAGAGCAATCAGCGGGAGCAGCGGCAAGGCGAAGTTCAAGCTCAGGCTTTGAAGCAGTGA
- the LOC117577555 gene encoding uncharacterized protein LOC117577555 isoform X4, with product MNFSASDVTARFCEGGHICSLPRECCTQGCCPPYQGGPRQLPPPSEHVLNLFFISHWFFWCVVVAIILAILCAYSLWKKRRTLCGWGFNDHHHTQSEGDSAGSCYAPPQYSRCNSFHHPPPPYTEVTSKPDLYPLVFTCNSDNSKGNAGSSYLMVQYFRNYIVRPAGSLSAASTEESLSSSFICNANEANTLVPPPYSRAASPELSLQYAAGGGGISHPEPVRNSQLAAPMYGLPRSASQLVELEYQPRHHQVMPAHYATVALGDSVDGTHYSTRFNATHALNSGHFSPDDSSIGGESGNRMRQLSGVGVGVGVGSGGGGGFLQSRSDQHFRYMANSINSLSEIFVNNSCAAGLGGTAPTDVGGDQVASGAATQATSLCSLALAAGCTPVIYSNGCVQPNPLNSLENCCQLMSMSGVEAAGATVTAPTTASTVSVSGVSSLSNIGTPGSPPQATSPTDEVREILDQIRHLQAGVSYEQLLLANGGGHKPRLQHTLSTPMARPSTLQQQQPQQQQHQHSTSASASVSASASGATPMPMTITSSKSKSKLNVSKPPNKALYIPMAAIVAPSSSAQRCVLKSPVSNVASGATSFLVNRGRVVRKGWISRSAPTTPASGLPPNRFGDDSPLLNEHDEDEAIDEAHGEQYE from the exons ATGAATTTTAGTGCTTCTGAT GTGACAGCGCGTTTCTGTGAAGGTGGACACATCTGCTCGTTGCCACGTGAATGCTGCACCCAGGGTTGCTGTCCGCCGTATCAAGGTGGACCGCGTCAATTGCCCCCTCCGTCAGAGCACGTACTGAACTTATTCTTCATCAGCCACTGGTTCTTTTG GTGCGTTGTGGTTGCCATCATCCTAGCCATTCTTTGTGCCTATTCCTTGTGGAAAAAACGACGCACACTTTGTGGCTGGGGCTTCAACGATCATCATCACACACAATCCGAGGGAGATTCCGCGGGTTCCTGTTATGCACCTCCGCAATACAGTCGCTGCAATTCATTTCATCATCCGCCGCCGCCGTACACAGAG GTCACATCAAAACCGGATCTGTATCCTCTGGTCTTCACCTGCAACAGCGACAATAGCAAAGGCAACGCTGGCTCCAGCTATCTGATGGTGCAATACTTCCGCAACTATATTGTGCGACCTGCGGGATCTCTGAGTGCAGCCAGCACCGAGGAATCCCTCAGCTCCAGTTTCATATGCAATGCCAACGAGGCGAACACCTTGGTTCCACCTCCATATTCTCGTGCCGCTAGCCCCGAGCTGAGTCTGCAGTATGCTGCCGGAGGTGGTGGCATCTCACATCCGGAGCCAGTGCGCAATTCGCAGCTGGCGGCGCCGATGTACGGCCTGCCGCGATCCGCCTCGCAGCTGGTGGAGCTGGAGTATCAGCCGAGGCATCATCAGGTGATGCCGGCACATTACGCGACTGTGGCGCTGGGCGACAGTGTGGATGGGACGCATTATAGCACGCGTTTCAATGCAACACACGCCCTAAACAGTGGACACTTTTCACCAGATGATTCGTCAATTGGCGGCGAGTCAGGGAATCGAATGCGTCAATTGAgcggagttggagttggagtagGAGTTGGaagtggaggtggaggtggattTCTGCAATCACGCAGCGATCAACACTTTCGCTATATGGCCAACAGCATCAATAGCCTTAGTGAGATATTTGTGAACAACAGTTGCGCCGCCGGCTTGGGCGGCACAGCGCCAACGGATGTGGGCGGCGATCAGGTTGCAAGTGGCGCCGCCACACAGGCCACATCATTGTGCAGCCTGGCCTTGGCAGCCGGTTGCACGCCTGTCATCTATAGCAATGGCTGTGTGCAGCCGAATCCATTGAATAGTCTCGAGAACTGCTGCCAACTGATGTCGATGTCCGGAGTGGAGGCGGCGGGTGCCACAGTCACCGCACCGACAACCGCAAGCACAGTCTCGGTCTCAGGTGTGAGCAGCCTTTCGAACATCGGCACACCTGGCTCACCGCCCCAGGCCACAAGTCCCACAGATGAGGTGCGCGAAATACTCGATCAGATCAGGCATCTACAGGCGGGCGTTAGTTATGAGCAATTGCTGCTTGCCAATGGCGGTGGCCACAAGCCGCGTCTGCAGCACACACTCTCCACACCCATGGCAAGACCCTCAacactgcaacagcagcagccacaacaacaacaacatcagcactCCACTTCAGcgtcagcttcagtttcagcttcagcttcgggAGCAACACCGATGCCAATGACCATAACGagtagcaaaagcaaaagcaaattgaatGTCTCGAAGCCGCCGAACAAAGCGTTGTACATACCGATGGCTGCGATTGTGGCGCCCTCCTCATCCGCCCAGCGCTGTGTGCTCAAGAGTCCCGTCAGCAATGTGGCAAGCGGTGCCACCAGTTTCCTGGTCAATCGTGGACGCGTGGTGCGCAAAGGTTGGATCTCACGCTCGGCCCCAACAACACCGGCCAGCGGCTTGCCGCCGAATCGCTTTGGCGATGACAGCCCGTTGCTCAATGAGCACGATGAGGACGAGGCCATCGATGAGGCACATGGAGAACAGTATGAATAA
- the LOC117577555 gene encoding uncharacterized protein LOC117577555 isoform X3 has protein sequence MRCVVVAIILAILCAYSLWKKRRTLCGWGFNDHHHTQSEGDSAGSCYAPPQYSRCNSFHHPPPPYTEVTSKPDLYPLVFTCNSDNSKGNAGSSYLMVQYFRNYIVRPAGSLSAASTEESLSSSFICNANEANTLVPPPYSRAASPELSLQYAAGGGGISHPEPVRNSQLAAPMYGLPRSASQLVELEYQPRHHQVMPAHYATVALGDSVDGTHYSTRFNATHALNSGHFSPDDSSIGGESGNRMRQLSGVGVGVGVGSGGGGGFLQSRSDQHFRYMANSINSLSEIFVNNSCAAGLGGTAPTDVGGDQVASGAATQATSLCSLALAAGCTPVIYSNGCVQPNPLNSLENCCQLMSMSGVEAAGATVTAPTTASTVSVSGVSSLSNIGTPGSPPQATSPTDEVREILDQIRHLQAGVSYEQLLLANGGGHKPRLQHTLSTPMARPSTLQQQQPQQQQHQHSTSASASVSASASGATPMPMTITSSKSKSKLNVSKPPNKALYIPMAAIVAPSSSAQRCVLKSPVSNVASGATSFLVNRGRVVRKGWISRSAPTTPASGLPPNRFGDDSPLLNEHDEDEAIDEAHGEQYE, from the exons ATGAG GTGCGTTGTGGTTGCCATCATCCTAGCCATTCTTTGTGCCTATTCCTTGTGGAAAAAACGACGCACACTTTGTGGCTGGGGCTTCAACGATCATCATCACACACAATCCGAGGGAGATTCCGCGGGTTCCTGTTATGCACCTCCGCAATACAGTCGCTGCAATTCATTTCATCATCCGCCGCCGCCGTACACAGAG GTCACATCAAAACCGGATCTGTATCCTCTGGTCTTCACCTGCAACAGCGACAATAGCAAAGGCAACGCTGGCTCCAGCTATCTGATGGTGCAATACTTCCGCAACTATATTGTGCGACCTGCGGGATCTCTGAGTGCAGCCAGCACCGAGGAATCCCTCAGCTCCAGTTTCATATGCAATGCCAACGAGGCGAACACCTTGGTTCCACCTCCATATTCTCGTGCCGCTAGCCCCGAGCTGAGTCTGCAGTATGCTGCCGGAGGTGGTGGCATCTCACATCCGGAGCCAGTGCGCAATTCGCAGCTGGCGGCGCCGATGTACGGCCTGCCGCGATCCGCCTCGCAGCTGGTGGAGCTGGAGTATCAGCCGAGGCATCATCAGGTGATGCCGGCACATTACGCGACTGTGGCGCTGGGCGACAGTGTGGATGGGACGCATTATAGCACGCGTTTCAATGCAACACACGCCCTAAACAGTGGACACTTTTCACCAGATGATTCGTCAATTGGCGGCGAGTCAGGGAATCGAATGCGTCAATTGAgcggagttggagttggagtagGAGTTGGaagtggaggtggaggtggattTCTGCAATCACGCAGCGATCAACACTTTCGCTATATGGCCAACAGCATCAATAGCCTTAGTGAGATATTTGTGAACAACAGTTGCGCCGCCGGCTTGGGCGGCACAGCGCCAACGGATGTGGGCGGCGATCAGGTTGCAAGTGGCGCCGCCACACAGGCCACATCATTGTGCAGCCTGGCCTTGGCAGCCGGTTGCACGCCTGTCATCTATAGCAATGGCTGTGTGCAGCCGAATCCATTGAATAGTCTCGAGAACTGCTGCCAACTGATGTCGATGTCCGGAGTGGAGGCGGCGGGTGCCACAGTCACCGCACCGACAACCGCAAGCACAGTCTCGGTCTCAGGTGTGAGCAGCCTTTCGAACATCGGCACACCTGGCTCACCGCCCCAGGCCACAAGTCCCACAGATGAGGTGCGCGAAATACTCGATCAGATCAGGCATCTACAGGCGGGCGTTAGTTATGAGCAATTGCTGCTTGCCAATGGCGGTGGCCACAAGCCGCGTCTGCAGCACACACTCTCCACACCCATGGCAAGACCCTCAacactgcaacagcagcagccacaacaacaacaacatcagcactCCACTTCAGcgtcagcttcagtttcagcttcagcttcgggAGCAACACCGATGCCAATGACCATAACGagtagcaaaagcaaaagcaaattgaatGTCTCGAAGCCGCCGAACAAAGCGTTGTACATACCGATGGCTGCGATTGTGGCGCCCTCCTCATCCGCCCAGCGCTGTGTGCTCAAGAGTCCCGTCAGCAATGTGGCAAGCGGTGCCACCAGTTTCCTGGTCAATCGTGGACGCGTGGTGCGCAAAGGTTGGATCTCACGCTCGGCCCCAACAACACCGGCCAGCGGCTTGCCGCCGAATCGCTTTGGCGATGACAGCCCGTTGCTCAATGAGCACGATGAGGACGAGGCCATCGATGAGGCACATGGAGAACAGTATGAATAA
- the LOC117577555 gene encoding uncharacterized protein LOC117577555 isoform X2, with product MTNAASSKLQPKPYNTKKKLHFQMGFFIHSRQLQTEQCVVVAIILAILCAYSLWKKRRTLCGWGFNDHHHTQSEGDSAGSCYAPPQYSRCNSFHHPPPPYTEVTSKPDLYPLVFTCNSDNSKGNAGSSYLMVQYFRNYIVRPAGSLSAASTEESLSSSFICNANEANTLVPPPYSRAASPELSLQYAAGGGGISHPEPVRNSQLAAPMYGLPRSASQLVELEYQPRHHQVMPAHYATVALGDSVDGTHYSTRFNATHALNSGHFSPDDSSIGGESGNRMRQLSGVGVGVGVGSGGGGGFLQSRSDQHFRYMANSINSLSEIFVNNSCAAGLGGTAPTDVGGDQVASGAATQATSLCSLALAAGCTPVIYSNGCVQPNPLNSLENCCQLMSMSGVEAAGATVTAPTTASTVSVSGVSSLSNIGTPGSPPQATSPTDEVREILDQIRHLQAGVSYEQLLLANGGGHKPRLQHTLSTPMARPSTLQQQQPQQQQHQHSTSASASVSASASGATPMPMTITSSKSKSKLNVSKPPNKALYIPMAAIVAPSSSAQRCVLKSPVSNVASGATSFLVNRGRVVRKGWISRSAPTTPASGLPPNRFGDDSPLLNEHDEDEAIDEAHGEQYE from the exons ATGACGAacgcagcaagcagcaagctgCAACCAAAACcgtacaacacaaaaaaaaagttgcactTTCAAATGGGTTTCTTCATACATAGCCGGCAGCTACAAACCGAACA GTGCGTTGTGGTTGCCATCATCCTAGCCATTCTTTGTGCCTATTCCTTGTGGAAAAAACGACGCACACTTTGTGGCTGGGGCTTCAACGATCATCATCACACACAATCCGAGGGAGATTCCGCGGGTTCCTGTTATGCACCTCCGCAATACAGTCGCTGCAATTCATTTCATCATCCGCCGCCGCCGTACACAGAG GTCACATCAAAACCGGATCTGTATCCTCTGGTCTTCACCTGCAACAGCGACAATAGCAAAGGCAACGCTGGCTCCAGCTATCTGATGGTGCAATACTTCCGCAACTATATTGTGCGACCTGCGGGATCTCTGAGTGCAGCCAGCACCGAGGAATCCCTCAGCTCCAGTTTCATATGCAATGCCAACGAGGCGAACACCTTGGTTCCACCTCCATATTCTCGTGCCGCTAGCCCCGAGCTGAGTCTGCAGTATGCTGCCGGAGGTGGTGGCATCTCACATCCGGAGCCAGTGCGCAATTCGCAGCTGGCGGCGCCGATGTACGGCCTGCCGCGATCCGCCTCGCAGCTGGTGGAGCTGGAGTATCAGCCGAGGCATCATCAGGTGATGCCGGCACATTACGCGACTGTGGCGCTGGGCGACAGTGTGGATGGGACGCATTATAGCACGCGTTTCAATGCAACACACGCCCTAAACAGTGGACACTTTTCACCAGATGATTCGTCAATTGGCGGCGAGTCAGGGAATCGAATGCGTCAATTGAgcggagttggagttggagtagGAGTTGGaagtggaggtggaggtggattTCTGCAATCACGCAGCGATCAACACTTTCGCTATATGGCCAACAGCATCAATAGCCTTAGTGAGATATTTGTGAACAACAGTTGCGCCGCCGGCTTGGGCGGCACAGCGCCAACGGATGTGGGCGGCGATCAGGTTGCAAGTGGCGCCGCCACACAGGCCACATCATTGTGCAGCCTGGCCTTGGCAGCCGGTTGCACGCCTGTCATCTATAGCAATGGCTGTGTGCAGCCGAATCCATTGAATAGTCTCGAGAACTGCTGCCAACTGATGTCGATGTCCGGAGTGGAGGCGGCGGGTGCCACAGTCACCGCACCGACAACCGCAAGCACAGTCTCGGTCTCAGGTGTGAGCAGCCTTTCGAACATCGGCACACCTGGCTCACCGCCCCAGGCCACAAGTCCCACAGATGAGGTGCGCGAAATACTCGATCAGATCAGGCATCTACAGGCGGGCGTTAGTTATGAGCAATTGCTGCTTGCCAATGGCGGTGGCCACAAGCCGCGTCTGCAGCACACACTCTCCACACCCATGGCAAGACCCTCAacactgcaacagcagcagccacaacaacaacaacatcagcactCCACTTCAGcgtcagcttcagtttcagcttcagcttcgggAGCAACACCGATGCCAATGACCATAACGagtagcaaaagcaaaagcaaattgaatGTCTCGAAGCCGCCGAACAAAGCGTTGTACATACCGATGGCTGCGATTGTGGCGCCCTCCTCATCCGCCCAGCGCTGTGTGCTCAAGAGTCCCGTCAGCAATGTGGCAAGCGGTGCCACCAGTTTCCTGGTCAATCGTGGACGCGTGGTGCGCAAAGGTTGGATCTCACGCTCGGCCCCAACAACACCGGCCAGCGGCTTGCCGCCGAATCGCTTTGGCGATGACAGCCCGTTGCTCAATGAGCACGATGAGGACGAGGCCATCGATGAGGCACATGGAGAACAGTATGAATAA
- the LOC117577555 gene encoding uncharacterized protein LOC117577555 isoform X1 gives MWLLASVMIHLFPLLFHLLLLMPVHVTARFCEGGHICSLPRECCTQGCCPPYQGGPRQLPPPSEHVLNLFFISHWFFWCVVVAIILAILCAYSLWKKRRTLCGWGFNDHHHTQSEGDSAGSCYAPPQYSRCNSFHHPPPPYTEVTSKPDLYPLVFTCNSDNSKGNAGSSYLMVQYFRNYIVRPAGSLSAASTEESLSSSFICNANEANTLVPPPYSRAASPELSLQYAAGGGGISHPEPVRNSQLAAPMYGLPRSASQLVELEYQPRHHQVMPAHYATVALGDSVDGTHYSTRFNATHALNSGHFSPDDSSIGGESGNRMRQLSGVGVGVGVGSGGGGGFLQSRSDQHFRYMANSINSLSEIFVNNSCAAGLGGTAPTDVGGDQVASGAATQATSLCSLALAAGCTPVIYSNGCVQPNPLNSLENCCQLMSMSGVEAAGATVTAPTTASTVSVSGVSSLSNIGTPGSPPQATSPTDEVREILDQIRHLQAGVSYEQLLLANGGGHKPRLQHTLSTPMARPSTLQQQQPQQQQHQHSTSASASVSASASGATPMPMTITSSKSKSKLNVSKPPNKALYIPMAAIVAPSSSAQRCVLKSPVSNVASGATSFLVNRGRVVRKGWISRSAPTTPASGLPPNRFGDDSPLLNEHDEDEAIDEAHGEQYE, from the exons ATGTGGCTTCTTGCTTCTGTGATGATCCATTTGTTTCCGCTGCTTTTTCATCTGCTACTCTTGATGCCAGTTCAT GTGACAGCGCGTTTCTGTGAAGGTGGACACATCTGCTCGTTGCCACGTGAATGCTGCACCCAGGGTTGCTGTCCGCCGTATCAAGGTGGACCGCGTCAATTGCCCCCTCCGTCAGAGCACGTACTGAACTTATTCTTCATCAGCCACTGGTTCTTTTG GTGCGTTGTGGTTGCCATCATCCTAGCCATTCTTTGTGCCTATTCCTTGTGGAAAAAACGACGCACACTTTGTGGCTGGGGCTTCAACGATCATCATCACACACAATCCGAGGGAGATTCCGCGGGTTCCTGTTATGCACCTCCGCAATACAGTCGCTGCAATTCATTTCATCATCCGCCGCCGCCGTACACAGAG GTCACATCAAAACCGGATCTGTATCCTCTGGTCTTCACCTGCAACAGCGACAATAGCAAAGGCAACGCTGGCTCCAGCTATCTGATGGTGCAATACTTCCGCAACTATATTGTGCGACCTGCGGGATCTCTGAGTGCAGCCAGCACCGAGGAATCCCTCAGCTCCAGTTTCATATGCAATGCCAACGAGGCGAACACCTTGGTTCCACCTCCATATTCTCGTGCCGCTAGCCCCGAGCTGAGTCTGCAGTATGCTGCCGGAGGTGGTGGCATCTCACATCCGGAGCCAGTGCGCAATTCGCAGCTGGCGGCGCCGATGTACGGCCTGCCGCGATCCGCCTCGCAGCTGGTGGAGCTGGAGTATCAGCCGAGGCATCATCAGGTGATGCCGGCACATTACGCGACTGTGGCGCTGGGCGACAGTGTGGATGGGACGCATTATAGCACGCGTTTCAATGCAACACACGCCCTAAACAGTGGACACTTTTCACCAGATGATTCGTCAATTGGCGGCGAGTCAGGGAATCGAATGCGTCAATTGAgcggagttggagttggagtagGAGTTGGaagtggaggtggaggtggattTCTGCAATCACGCAGCGATCAACACTTTCGCTATATGGCCAACAGCATCAATAGCCTTAGTGAGATATTTGTGAACAACAGTTGCGCCGCCGGCTTGGGCGGCACAGCGCCAACGGATGTGGGCGGCGATCAGGTTGCAAGTGGCGCCGCCACACAGGCCACATCATTGTGCAGCCTGGCCTTGGCAGCCGGTTGCACGCCTGTCATCTATAGCAATGGCTGTGTGCAGCCGAATCCATTGAATAGTCTCGAGAACTGCTGCCAACTGATGTCGATGTCCGGAGTGGAGGCGGCGGGTGCCACAGTCACCGCACCGACAACCGCAAGCACAGTCTCGGTCTCAGGTGTGAGCAGCCTTTCGAACATCGGCACACCTGGCTCACCGCCCCAGGCCACAAGTCCCACAGATGAGGTGCGCGAAATACTCGATCAGATCAGGCATCTACAGGCGGGCGTTAGTTATGAGCAATTGCTGCTTGCCAATGGCGGTGGCCACAAGCCGCGTCTGCAGCACACACTCTCCACACCCATGGCAAGACCCTCAacactgcaacagcagcagccacaacaacaacaacatcagcactCCACTTCAGcgtcagcttcagtttcagcttcagcttcgggAGCAACACCGATGCCAATGACCATAACGagtagcaaaagcaaaagcaaattgaatGTCTCGAAGCCGCCGAACAAAGCGTTGTACATACCGATGGCTGCGATTGTGGCGCCCTCCTCATCCGCCCAGCGCTGTGTGCTCAAGAGTCCCGTCAGCAATGTGGCAAGCGGTGCCACCAGTTTCCTGGTCAATCGTGGACGCGTGGTGCGCAAAGGTTGGATCTCACGCTCGGCCCCAACAACACCGGCCAGCGGCTTGCCGCCGAATCGCTTTGGCGATGACAGCCCGTTGCTCAATGAGCACGATGAGGACGAGGCCATCGATGAGGCACATGGAGAACAGTATGAATAA
- the LOC117578079 gene encoding vitellogenin-1, translating to MNPMRVLSLLALLVVAAMGSPSGRMNDNSVNQALKPSQWLSSQQLEAIPSVDDLTLERLERMSLEKGAELLQQVYHLSQINHDVEPNYVPSNVQVYVPQINGEKIVAPINEITQRLKQQKQNFGQDEVTIIVTGLPQTSETVKKSTRKLVQAYMQRYNLQQQQQEGQKYSRSSEEDNKKTSSEEDYGELAKNANTNTGDIIVVDLGSTLTNYKRYAMLDIEKTGAKLGKWIVQLTSELELPYETIHMIGQNIGAHVAGAAANEFTRLTGHKLRRVTGLDPSNIIAKNRNTLSGLSRGDAEFVDAIHTSVYGMGTPIRSGDVDFYPNGLGAGVPGADNVVEAAMRATRYFAESVRPGNERSFPAVPANSLKQYKQNDGFGKRAYMGIDAAYDIEGDYILQVNPKSPFGRNAPAKKQNNYHGIHNGWQNEKDY from the exons atGAATCCAATGAGAGTGCTTAGCCTTCTGGCCTTGCTGGTCGTGGCCGCCATGGGCAGCCCAAGCGGCAGGATGAACGACAACTCGGTCAACCAGGCGCTGAAGCCATCCCAATGGCTCTCATCCCAGCAGCTGGAGGCTATTCCATCTGTTGATGATCTGACGCTGGAGCGTTTGGAGCGCATGTCCTTGGAGAAGGGCGCTGAGCTGTTGCAGCAAGTGT ACCATCTGTCGCAGATCAACCACGATGTTGAGCCCAACTATGTGCCCAGCAACGTGCAGGTTTATGTGCCCCAGATCAATGGCGAGAAGATCGTTGCCCCCATCAACGAGATCACCCAGCGTttgaagcagcagaagcagaactTTGGCCAGGATGAGGTTACCATCATTGTCACCGGTCTGCCCCAGACCAGCGAGACCGTGAAGAAATCCACCCGCAAACTGGTTCAGGCTTACATGCAGCGCTACaacctgcagcagcagcagcaggagggcCAGAAATACAGCCGCAGCTCGGAGGAGGACAACAAGAAGACATCCAGCGAGGAGGACTACGGTGAGCTGGCCAAGAatgccaacaccaacaccgGCGACATCATC GTTGTTGACTTGGGCTCCACTTTGACCAACTACAAGCGTTATGCCATGCTCGACATTGAGAAGACCGGCGCCAAGCTCGGCAAATGGATCGTTCAGCTGACCAGCGAATTGGAATTGCCCTATGAGACCATCCACATGATTGGCCAGAACATTGGTGCCCATGTTGCCGGCGCTGCTGCCAACGAATTCACCCGCCTGACTGGCCACAAACTGCGCCGTGTCACCGGTCTGGACCCCAGCAACATCATTGCCAAGAACCGCAACACACTGTCGGGTCTGTCTCGCGGTGATGCCGAATTCGTCGATGCCATCCACACCTCGGTCTACGGCATGGGCACACCCATCCGCAGCGGTGATGTTGACTTCTACCCCAATGGTCTGGGTGCTGGTGTTCCCGGAGCCGACAACGTCGTTGAGGCCGCCATGCGTGCCACTCGCTACTTCGCCGAATCTGTCCGTCCCGGCAACGAGCGCAGCTTCCCCGCTGTTCCCGCCAACTCGCTGAAGCAATACAAGCAGAACGATGGCTTTGGCAAGCGCGCCTACATGGGCATCGATGCTGCCTACGACATTGAGGGCGACTACATCCTGCAGGTCAACCCCAAGAGCCCCTTCGGTCGCAACGCACCCGCCAAGAAGCAGAACAACTACCACGGCATCCACAACGGCTGGCAGAACGAGAAGGATTACTAA